One window from the genome of Rufibacter tibetensis encodes:
- a CDS encoding amidohydrolase family protein encodes MKKVFLSVLVVAAMSLQSRAQETFPRNGVYDERSGLRAFTNATIFVDYLTKLENATLVIKDGKVVAVGTKVSIPQGAMISDLKGKTVYPGFVDPYTHYGVPAVPQRIFSFNSPPQAESKKEGAYNWNQAIRPETNAVEVFKVDAKAAEELRKLGFGTVLTIHPDGIARGTASLVTLADKRENQVILLDKAAAALSFDKGSSTQDYPNSLMGSVALLRQTYLDAQWNSKNPDKEQNLSLKAFSDGNRLPQIFEVSNKLNAVRADKVGDEFGHQYIFKGQGDEYQMLPQIKNTKAAFILNLNFPDAYNVEDPYDARRIGIEEMKHWEMAPANPAMLVKEGVAIAFTSSDLRDKSKFLPNLRKATLHGLSEQEALKAITFTPAKLLKADKFVGSLKEGMQANFVVTSGNLFDATTMLLENWVQGQGYKLSETPADFRGVYTLKIGSQPDRRLLISGTPEKPELKVVATDTLKGSLSFSGEMLTIAFAPTKNGKESIRLSGWYTGKGFQGEGQLPDAQSVKWSALLSEAATQQAKRDTARARSNEALGMGKLMFPFAAFGRTELPKAETVLIKNATVWTNEKDGKLQNADVLLKNGKIAQVGKNLSANGAKVIDGTGKHVTPGIIDEHSHIALDGVNEATQAVTAEVRMSDVVNHEQVNIYRQLAGGVTTSQLLHGSANPIGGQSAIIKLRWGQSPEKLMLEGADPFIKFALGENVKHSNRSPVYNVRFPQTRMGVEQVMVDAFQRAKEYQKAWGDYNKLSKSAKNKTAAPRRDLELETLSEILKDKRFITCHSYVQSEINMLMKVADQMGFRVNTFTHILEGYKVADKMKARNIGASTFSDWWAYKMEVKDAIPYNAAIMHNVGVTTAINSDDAEMARRLNQEAAKTMKYGGVSEEDALKMVTLNPAKLLHLDDRIGSLKAGKDADVVIWNEHPLSIYARPEKTFVDGIAYFDLEQDKQLQEEQEKERLRLINKMLAAKARGERTQTATPSRRGGQQVLHCEDVDNGAEETYQESEYLNK; translated from the coding sequence ATGAAAAAAGTATTTCTCTCCGTGTTGGTGGTAGCGGCCATGTCGCTGCAGAGCCGGGCACAGGAGACTTTTCCGCGCAATGGGGTGTATGATGAACGTTCCGGGCTTCGGGCTTTCACCAATGCCACCATCTTCGTGGACTATCTAACTAAATTAGAGAACGCCACTCTGGTCATTAAAGACGGCAAGGTAGTGGCGGTTGGTACCAAAGTCAGCATACCGCAGGGGGCAATGATCTCTGATTTAAAGGGAAAAACGGTGTACCCGGGGTTTGTGGATCCATACACGCACTATGGTGTTCCGGCGGTGCCGCAAAGGATCTTCAGTTTCAACAGCCCACCACAGGCAGAGTCAAAGAAAGAAGGCGCCTACAACTGGAACCAAGCCATTCGGCCAGAGACTAACGCCGTAGAGGTGTTTAAAGTAGATGCCAAAGCTGCTGAGGAATTGCGCAAATTAGGGTTTGGAACGGTATTGACCATTCACCCAGACGGTATTGCCCGCGGAACAGCTTCCTTGGTTACCCTAGCTGACAAGCGCGAGAACCAGGTGATTTTGCTTGACAAAGCCGCCGCTGCTTTATCGTTTGACAAAGGATCCTCTACCCAGGATTATCCTAACTCCTTGATGGGATCTGTTGCCCTGCTGCGCCAAACCTACCTGGATGCCCAGTGGAACTCAAAGAACCCAGACAAAGAGCAGAACCTTTCTTTGAAAGCCTTTTCTGACGGAAATCGTTTACCCCAGATTTTTGAGGTAAGCAACAAACTGAATGCCGTTCGCGCTGATAAAGTAGGGGATGAGTTTGGCCACCAATATATCTTTAAAGGCCAGGGCGATGAATACCAGATGTTGCCCCAAATCAAGAACACTAAGGCGGCTTTCATCCTGAATCTGAACTTCCCCGATGCTTATAACGTGGAAGACCCTTATGATGCCCGCCGCATTGGCATTGAGGAGATGAAGCATTGGGAAATGGCTCCAGCTAACCCTGCTATGTTGGTCAAAGAGGGGGTTGCTATTGCCTTCACCTCTTCTGATTTACGCGATAAAAGCAAGTTCTTACCGAATCTTAGAAAAGCCACCTTACACGGCTTGTCAGAGCAGGAAGCGTTGAAAGCAATAACTTTCACACCCGCTAAACTCCTGAAAGCTGATAAATTTGTAGGTAGCCTTAAAGAAGGCATGCAGGCCAATTTTGTGGTGACCTCAGGCAATTTGTTTGATGCCACTACCATGCTTCTGGAGAACTGGGTGCAGGGCCAAGGCTACAAATTAAGTGAAACGCCAGCCGACTTCCGGGGCGTATACACCTTAAAGATTGGTTCTCAGCCAGACCGCCGTCTGCTCATCAGCGGTACTCCAGAGAAACCAGAGCTTAAAGTAGTAGCTACAGACACTTTAAAAGGTAGTCTTTCTTTTAGTGGTGAAATGTTGACCATTGCTTTTGCCCCCACCAAGAACGGGAAAGAAAGCATCAGATTAAGCGGCTGGTACACAGGCAAGGGGTTTCAGGGTGAAGGCCAGTTGCCCGATGCTCAATCAGTGAAGTGGAGCGCCCTTCTTTCTGAGGCTGCAACCCAGCAAGCCAAACGTGATACTGCTCGTGCCCGCTCAAATGAAGCGTTAGGGATGGGTAAATTGATGTTCCCGTTTGCGGCTTTTGGCAGAACAGAACTTCCTAAAGCAGAGACGGTCCTCATCAAAAACGCCACTGTCTGGACAAACGAAAAAGACGGAAAACTACAGAACGCTGATGTGCTCCTGAAAAACGGGAAGATTGCCCAGGTAGGCAAAAACCTTTCCGCCAACGGAGCCAAAGTCATTGATGGTACTGGAAAGCACGTTACCCCTGGTATTATTGATGAGCACTCGCACATTGCCTTGGATGGGGTTAACGAAGCTACCCAAGCCGTAACGGCTGAAGTGCGTATGTCTGATGTGGTGAACCATGAGCAAGTGAACATCTACCGCCAACTGGCTGGTGGGGTAACCACTTCTCAATTGTTGCACGGTTCAGCAAACCCAATTGGAGGCCAATCTGCTATCATTAAATTACGCTGGGGCCAGTCGCCGGAGAAATTGATGCTGGAAGGAGCAGATCCGTTCATCAAATTTGCTTTGGGTGAGAATGTGAAGCACTCTAACCGTTCACCGGTGTACAACGTGCGTTTCCCACAGACCCGTATGGGCGTAGAGCAAGTGATGGTAGATGCCTTCCAACGAGCCAAAGAGTACCAGAAAGCCTGGGGAGATTATAACAAACTTTCTAAATCAGCGAAAAACAAAACCGCAGCCCCGCGCCGTGACCTGGAACTGGAAACCCTTTCTGAGATCCTGAAGGACAAGCGCTTTATTACCTGCCACTCTTACGTGCAGTCTGAGATCAACATGCTCATGAAAGTGGCCGACCAGATGGGTTTTAGGGTAAACACTTTCACCCACATTCTGGAAGGATACAAAGTTGCTGACAAGATGAAGGCCCGTAACATTGGTGCTTCTACCTTCTCTGACTGGTGGGCTTACAAAATGGAAGTGAAAGATGCCATTCCGTACAATGCCGCCATTATGCATAACGTGGGAGTGACCACCGCCATCAACTCAGATGACGCCGAGATGGCCCGCCGCCTAAACCAGGAAGCTGCCAAAACCATGAAGTACGGTGGTGTTTCTGAAGAAGATGCCCTGAAGATGGTGACGTTGAACCCTGCTAAATTGCTGCACTTAGATGACCGAATTGGTAGCCTGAAAGCTGGCAAAGACGCTGACGTTGTCATCTGGAACGAGCATCCGCTTTCTATCTATGCCCGCCCAGAGAAAACTTTTGTAGATGGCATCGCCTACTTTGACTTGGAGCAGGATAAACAACTGCAGGAAGAGCAGGAGAAAGAGCGTTTACGGTTAATCAACAAAATGTTGGCGGCCAAAGCCCGCGGAGAGCGCACCCAAACTGCAACTCCTTCACGCCGTGGTGGTCAGCAGGTGTTGCATTGCGAGGACGTGGACAATGGTGCCGAGGAAACGTATCAGGAATCTGAGTATCTAAATAAATAA
- a CDS encoding amidohydrolase family protein: MSQRLLLAAALFVSTSTAWAQVPVPATKQTKAMALTGATLHVGNGQVVEGATVAFNDGKITYAGPAAGFTAGGTAYETVSVSGKHIYPGMILPNSQIGLNEVESVRATLDQQEVGLFNPNVRSVVAYNTDSDITPTLRSNGVLMAQVTPVGGIISGLSSVVQLDAWNWEDALVKADGGVHLRWPAMVQSGDNTPQMVQRRQARQQGLQELESLLSEAKVYKTQKQDRENLKLSSLTGLFDGSKKLFIHTNYGKEIVEAIRFAQKAGVKEMVVVGGGDALVVADFLKENNIPVIYSGVHALPSRAGDDVYLPYKMPGLLQQAGILFCLDYDASLHGSRNLPFIAGTAVAFGLPKEQAISSVTLNAAKILGVDKQVGSVEVGKDASLVVSEGDILDMRTNKISHAFIQGRKLNLTDKQQYLYEKFNGKYDLGK; the protein is encoded by the coding sequence ATGTCTCAACGATTATTGCTCGCAGCAGCTTTGTTTGTTAGCACCTCTACTGCCTGGGCTCAGGTACCGGTGCCGGCCACTAAGCAAACCAAAGCCATGGCCCTCACGGGGGCCACGCTGCACGTAGGGAATGGCCAGGTAGTGGAAGGAGCCACTGTGGCTTTCAATGACGGTAAGATCACGTACGCGGGTCCCGCTGCTGGATTTACGGCTGGCGGCACTGCCTATGAAACCGTGAGTGTAAGTGGTAAGCACATCTATCCGGGCATGATTTTACCCAACAGCCAGATTGGGTTGAATGAAGTAGAATCTGTCAGGGCCACTCTGGACCAACAAGAAGTGGGTCTGTTCAACCCAAATGTCCGGTCTGTAGTTGCTTATAACACTGATTCAGATATTACGCCAACCCTGCGGTCTAATGGCGTTCTTATGGCACAGGTAACTCCGGTAGGAGGGATCATTTCCGGTTTGTCTTCGGTGGTTCAGTTGGATGCCTGGAACTGGGAGGATGCCTTGGTGAAAGCCGATGGTGGTGTTCATCTACGGTGGCCAGCCATGGTGCAATCTGGTGACAATACTCCGCAGATGGTACAAAGGCGGCAGGCAAGACAGCAAGGTTTACAGGAGCTTGAGTCTTTGCTTTCGGAAGCCAAGGTGTACAAAACTCAAAAGCAAGACCGGGAAAATCTAAAGCTGTCTTCCCTGACTGGCTTGTTTGATGGCTCCAAAAAGCTTTTCATTCATACTAATTATGGCAAAGAGATCGTGGAAGCCATCAGGTTTGCCCAAAAGGCAGGAGTAAAAGAAATGGTGGTAGTAGGCGGTGGAGATGCTCTGGTGGTAGCGGACTTTCTGAAGGAAAATAACATTCCGGTTATCTACTCAGGAGTGCATGCTTTGCCTAGCAGAGCCGGTGATGATGTGTATTTGCCTTACAAGATGCCTGGTCTTCTGCAGCAGGCTGGTATTCTCTTCTGCCTAGACTATGACGCCAGCCTTCACGGCTCGCGTAACCTCCCCTTTATTGCCGGTACAGCAGTAGCTTTTGGGCTGCCTAAAGAGCAGGCCATTTCTTCGGTTACTTTAAATGCCGCCAAAATTCTTGGGGTAGACAAACAGGTAGGTTCAGTAGAGGTAGGCAAAGATGCCAGCTTGGTAGTGTCTGAAGGAGATATATTGGACATGCGCACAAACAAAATCAGCCATGCTTTTATTCAGGGCCGTAAACTAAACCTTACAGATAAGCAGCAATACCTATATGAGAAATTCAATGGTAAATATGATTTAGGTAAATAG
- a CDS encoding PAS domain S-box protein: MNHRLLEPEGVDLPEPTPSAVNFEMMYALAEYSHEPKLLLWPNGEILFVNQAMCQLVGHSKEFLLQEGRKVLVDRADTRWEPAIQERENVGFFRGELNILHRDGYVLPVELDSRLLYISDGTSFVSVHIRDLRAEKRDKQKIEKQQKQLESALHDLSLVLDSTADLICTFSLDGHLLHINKACFSILGYTPEEMIGKHYRNFIHPEDIPDTEGDTLQVVQKYSTINFRNRYLHKDGTVIYFSWSSSLIKEEKKVYCIARNISQEIASEEKHHENENRLQALLQEGYDMICVLNKEGTYSFVSGSVKQVLGYESEELTGANAFDFIHPEDIPHVLVNFDQVLLGDIVQTKPFRFVSKTGEWRWIETKGVNCFHNPAISGIIINSRDITHRLEAQFQLEQSEKLYKALFENNPDSVFSLNKNGVFTSVNAATVACSGYSEEQLLQMNFVQLLHPDWVKETEGEFSRALAGESKTTETEILTALGERLSLSITKVPIIVNDEVLGIHVIAKDITKAKQQQRLLENTAKRLNTILESINDAFFTLDKDWCFSYVNHEFEKAMGVSNAELLGRDIRVVYSANDYEIFYSSFSRAILLQHPAHFEVFSENLNRWLDVSAYPSEEGLAVFIRAIDARKKVEAELKKLSLVASKTVNSVYITDDEGHIEWVNEGFTRVTGYTLEEVIGRRPGDFLAGPDTDQKKVSRIREKLHYNRPFVQEVQNRSKKGEVYWSKLDITPILDDQNGGGKKFIVIETVITEQKKAEEERAKLTDELLRRNRNLEQFTYIVSHNLRSPVANILGLTSLLTTKGSAELQEGITERLNQTAQNLDSIIRDLNEMLNLQAGMLDAKDHFQLSEVVNQVLQVLPIDSFEKVEVNLNGIQEIISIRSYVSSIISNLLTNAIKYKNPDKPLRVCIKAELHQDDMVCLSVTDNGLGINLEKEGKNLFGMYKRFHFHVSGRGLGLYLVKTQAEALGGYVKVESKPNQGSTFKVWIKNYS, encoded by the coding sequence ATGAACCATAGATTATTAGAGCCAGAAGGGGTTGATCTGCCTGAGCCTACTCCATCCGCAGTGAACTTTGAAATGATGTACGCTTTGGCGGAGTACAGCCATGAACCTAAGCTGTTGCTTTGGCCTAATGGAGAAATTCTGTTTGTCAATCAGGCCATGTGTCAGTTAGTGGGGCATTCAAAAGAATTTTTGCTTCAGGAAGGGAGAAAAGTTCTTGTGGATCGGGCAGATACTAGATGGGAACCTGCCATTCAGGAAAGGGAGAATGTAGGTTTTTTTAGGGGTGAGCTTAATATTCTCCACAGAGATGGATATGTGTTACCTGTTGAGCTGGACTCAAGGCTACTCTACATCTCAGACGGAACTTCTTTTGTTAGTGTTCACATCAGAGATCTTCGTGCAGAAAAAAGAGACAAGCAGAAAATAGAGAAACAGCAGAAACAATTAGAAAGCGCACTTCACGACCTAAGTTTAGTGCTGGACTCTACCGCTGACCTTATCTGTACTTTTTCATTGGATGGGCATTTGCTTCATATAAACAAGGCCTGCTTTTCCATTCTGGGATATACACCAGAAGAAATGATTGGGAAGCATTACAGGAATTTCATACATCCCGAAGATATTCCTGATACCGAGGGCGATACCTTGCAGGTAGTTCAAAAGTATTCCACTATTAACTTCAGAAATCGCTACCTCCACAAAGATGGTACTGTAATTTATTTCTCCTGGTCATCTTCTCTTATTAAAGAGGAAAAAAAGGTGTACTGCATAGCCCGCAATATCTCCCAGGAAATTGCCAGTGAGGAGAAACACCATGAAAACGAGAACAGGTTACAGGCATTGCTGCAAGAGGGGTATGATATGATCTGTGTTCTTAATAAGGAAGGGACCTATTCTTTTGTGAGCGGAAGTGTAAAGCAGGTGTTGGGTTATGAATCAGAGGAGTTGACTGGAGCTAATGCTTTTGATTTTATACATCCTGAGGATATCCCTCATGTCTTAGTGAATTTTGACCAAGTTCTATTAGGCGATATCGTGCAGACTAAACCTTTTCGGTTTGTTTCTAAAACTGGAGAATGGCGCTGGATTGAAACCAAAGGAGTGAATTGTTTCCATAATCCCGCTATCAGTGGTATCATTATTAACTCCAGAGATATCACCCATCGGTTAGAAGCACAATTTCAATTAGAGCAAAGTGAGAAGTTATACAAAGCTTTGTTTGAGAATAACCCAGACAGTGTCTTTTCGCTGAACAAAAATGGCGTCTTTACTTCTGTAAATGCCGCCACTGTAGCTTGTAGCGGTTATTCAGAAGAACAGTTGCTCCAAATGAACTTTGTTCAATTATTGCACCCAGATTGGGTTAAGGAAACGGAGGGGGAATTCTCCAGAGCACTGGCTGGTGAATCTAAAACTACTGAAACTGAAATTTTAACTGCCTTAGGCGAGAGGTTGAGCCTTTCCATCACTAAAGTCCCAATTATTGTCAATGATGAAGTATTAGGAATTCATGTCATTGCCAAAGATATCACCAAAGCTAAGCAACAGCAGCGTCTTCTGGAAAATACCGCTAAAAGGTTAAACACCATTCTGGAGAGTATCAATGATGCTTTCTTCACTTTAGACAAAGACTGGTGTTTCTCTTATGTAAACCATGAGTTTGAGAAAGCCATGGGAGTTTCAAATGCAGAGTTGCTTGGACGTGATATTCGGGTAGTGTATTCTGCTAATGATTATGAAATCTTTTACTCCTCTTTTAGCCGGGCAATCTTACTACAACACCCTGCACATTTTGAGGTTTTCTCAGAGAACCTTAATAGATGGTTAGATGTGAGCGCCTATCCTTCAGAAGAAGGTCTAGCTGTCTTCATAAGAGCCATAGATGCCCGTAAAAAAGTTGAGGCAGAACTTAAGAAACTTTCTTTAGTAGCCAGCAAAACAGTAAATTCTGTTTACATAACCGATGATGAAGGTCACATTGAATGGGTGAATGAAGGTTTTACTCGAGTAACTGGTTATACCCTGGAAGAAGTTATTGGCCGCAGGCCTGGTGACTTTCTTGCTGGCCCAGATACTGACCAGAAGAAGGTATCTCGTATAAGGGAGAAATTACATTATAATAGACCCTTTGTACAGGAGGTTCAGAACCGAAGCAAAAAAGGCGAGGTGTATTGGTCCAAATTGGATATCACGCCTATTCTGGATGATCAAAATGGCGGTGGTAAAAAATTCATTGTGATTGAAACCGTCATTACAGAGCAAAAGAAAGCAGAAGAGGAGAGAGCGAAACTAACTGATGAACTACTTCGCCGAAATAGGAACCTGGAGCAATTCACATATATAGTATCTCATAATCTTCGGTCACCCGTCGCTAACATCTTAGGCTTAACTTCTTTGTTAACCACAAAGGGAAGTGCAGAATTACAGGAGGGCATCACAGAAAGGTTAAACCAAACGGCCCAAAACTTAGACTCTATTATAAGAGACCTCAATGAGATGCTTAACCTCCAGGCGGGAATGCTTGATGCAAAGGATCATTTCCAATTGTCAGAAGTAGTAAATCAAGTTCTTCAAGTGCTACCAATTGACAGTTTTGAGAAAGTAGAAGTAAACCTTAACGGAATCCAGGAAATCATATCAATTCGGAGCTACGTGAGCAGCATCATCAGTAACCTTCTGACAAATGCCATTAAATACAAGAACCCAGATAAGCCATTAAGAGTTTGTATAAAAGCCGAACTGCACCAGGATGACATGGTTTGCCTTTCCGTAACTGATAATGGTTTAGGCATCAATTTAGAAAAAGAAGGCAAAAACCTATTTGGGATGTATAAACGTTTTCACTTCCACGTTTCGGGTAGAGGTTTAGGGCTGTACTTGGTAAAGACGCAGGCAGAAGCATTAGGAGGATATGTTAAGGTTGAAAGTAAACCTAATCAAGGTTCAACCTTTAAAGTTTGGATTAAAAACTACAGTTAG